The Sulfurospirillum oryzae genome includes a region encoding these proteins:
- a CDS encoding twin-arginine translocation signal domain-containing protein: MNESRRGFVAKAALVGAVAAVGVVSAQASSSGSKGTNGVVVGKSKKKEITYKKTQAWEDYYKSAL, encoded by the coding sequence ATGAATGAGAGCAGACGTGGCTTTGTCGCAAAAGCTGCACTTGTCGGCGCTGTCGCTGCCGTTGGTGTTGTGAGCGCACAAGCAAGTTCTTCTGGTTCAAAAGGTACAAATGGCGTTGTTGTAGGTAAATCTAAAAAGAAAGAGATTACTTATAAGAAAACACAAGCATGGGAAGATTATTACAAATCTGCCCTATAA